The genomic stretch CACGGGAGAAGCGGTTGCCCACATTGAATCGATCGTGCCGCGATCGACGCTAATTCAGCGGACTGGTAATCCTGCCGTTACGGGGTTCCAGTTACCTAAGATCATCTGGTTACGCAGTGAAGAACCGGAGGCATTTGCGCGAACTCAGCAGGTTCTTTTGCCGAAGGATCATTTAGGATTTGTGCTGACGGGCGATCGGTTTACGGAACCCTCGGACGCTTCGGGAACGGGCTGCCTGCATCTGCAAACGCGCCAGTGGGATGGCGAAATTTTGGAGGCGTTAAATCTCAGCGTGAGTCTGCTTCCTCCGGTAATTGGCTCAACGGCGATCGGGGGACGGCTCAAGCCTGAGTTGGCAGAGAAAACGGGATTGCCTGCGGGACTGCCTGTGATTGCAGGAGGTGGAGACAATGCGGCAGCGGCGATCGGGCTGGGGATTTCGTCAGACCATTTGCAGCGGGGAAGTATTAGTTTGGGTACCTCTGGCGTGATTTTTGCCCCACTTCATCAGCCTACGCCCGACCCGGAAGGACGGATTCATTTGTTTTGCCATGCGGATGGCGGGTATCACCTGTTAGGCGTCACGCTTGCGGCGGCAGGTTCTTTGCGCTGGTATCGCGATACCTTTGCACCCCAGGCTGACTATGCGGAACTGATGACACTGGCAGCAAGTTCACCCGCTGGAGCCAGAGGCGTTTTATTCATTCCGCACCTTGCCGGAGAACGATCGCCCTACCTCGATCCGGGAGCCAGGGGCGCATGGATTAATCTGGCACTGGCACATGGTCAGCCTGATCTGATTCGTGCCCTGCTGGAGGGGGTTGCCCTCAGCTTAAAAGCGGTGCAGCAGGTGATGGCTCCTCTGGCATCGATCGAGACTTTGGTGGCAACGGGAGGGGGCACTCAATCGGAGCTGTGGCTACAAATCCTTGCGAATGCGCTACAAACAAAGCTGGTCATTCCCGCAGCGGAAGAGGGGGCTGCCTATGGTGCGGCACTGTTGGCGATCGTGGGAGCAGGCGCAGTTTCTTTGGAGGATGTTTTGCGGCAGGTAAAGGGCAACGAAACGGCAGTTGAGCCAGATGCGGAATTCGCCTACGAGAAACAGTTCCAGCAGTTCCAGGCTCTATATGAGCTGCTAAAGACAGTGCGATGAGGCGGCAACTATGAGGTAGCTCATAGCGATGGGGCGGTGCATCTGTCAGAGTAACAGTAACGCAGCTTCTGGCTCCAGATTAAGAAATTTCTAGCCACTGTTGCAGTTTCCTGGGAATTCGTAAAACGGAGTTCAACCGCAATGACCACCTTTCAGCTAGATGATACGGTAGGCACGATCGTTCGCAATTATCCCAATCTTTCCCGCCTCTTTGAGCAGGTCAAATTAGACTACTGCTGCGGTGGGCAAAAAACGCTGGATGAAGCCTGTCGTCAACGGGGCATTAATCCTGAAGCTTTTCTGTCTCAGCTAGAAGATTACGCAGCAGCAGAGACAACGCCAGAAATTAACCTGGCAGAAATTTCCTTAACGGAATTAGCAGACCACATTGAGCAGGTTCACCACACCTATCTGCACGAAGAACTGCCTCGCCTGGAGAAACTGGTGACAAAGGTGGCGGCTGCCCACGGACAAAAAGAACCCCGTCTCAATCAAATCAAAGAGGTGTTCCTGGCACTGTCCGCAGAACTGACGACCCACCTGATGAAAGAGGAACAGGTTTTGTTTCCCCTAATTCGACAGTTAGAGTCGAGCGATACCCTGCCCCGGTTCCACTGCGGAAGTTTGGTCAACCCGATTAACCGCATGGAATTTGAGCATGATGACGCGGGCACTGCTCTGGCTCAACTGCGGAAGCTCACAGAGGATTTTACGCCGCCGGAATGGGCTTGTAATACCTATCGTGCCCTGCTGGATGCGTTGGCTACTTTTGAACAGGACATGCACCAGCATATTCACAAAGAAAACAATATTCTGTTCCCGCGATCGATTGAACTGGAATGGAAAAAGGCAGGTTAGCGCGATCGAATTTACACCGTTGAGAATCTATAATCGGGATGAATTTAAACTTTCGGTGAAACCTGGAAAGCTCTCCTGAGCGTGGCACAACTGAAATGAACCAGTGATTAAACCCCCTGTTCATCTTCACCTCAGGCATGCTGTTCCTATGAGCGATCGCGCCGGAAATACATTGCTTTCTGCAAGGAGATTTAATCCTCCTGATGGCACGTCCATTCGCTTTCGGGATGCTGTCGATCAGCGAGATCGAGACGACCTCTATCGTTTTCGTCTGGGTCAGCGCAGCAGTTTCGATGTGCAGCTGTCGGGTGTCCAAAAAGGAGCCAGAGTGCTGGTAGAAGTTTTGGGGCTGAAGGGCGATCGGAACCCGGTGCTGCGTAGAATTGGCAGGGTCGAGTTTAGCCGTTTAAAGTCCCCATCTATTCGCAATCGCCTCTCTTTATTGACGAAGGGAGTTGCGGCAGGCAGGGCAAAATTATCCCTGGATACCTCACTGGAGCCTGGCGAATATTACCTTCGGGTTGCTGCTGTCCGGAGTAAAAGCCAGTATCAGCTTCAAATTACGGCAAAGACAGATTCTACAGCCCCAAATTTCCTTCCCCCGGTTCCAGAGGGCAATCCCTCGACAGGCATTCCACCAGCGGGGCAGCCTCCGACGGGCGGCACTGGGGATTTGGGTTCTGGAAGTCCTGATGGCGGTTCTGGGAATTCGGGTTCTGGAAATTCGGGTTCTGGAAGTCCTGGGGTCGGTTCTGGTGGGACGACGAATCCGCCTTCCAATTTGACGACAACAGTGCTGTACAGCGGCGTTGGTTTACCCCAGAATCAGCCCTGGCTCACCTACGGACAGCTACCCCTATTTGGCAATTCAGCCAGTCAAACGATCGCTCCAGCAGGCGTTACTCTCAGTACCCAGTCCGGTCCGCCCAACGCAACGCGAGGATATGCTGGCTACAGCAACTACACCTTTAACCTGGCGACCTTCGCGCCCCAACTGGTCAACAATAGCTTTCCGGCACTTGATTCTAATCGAGGCTTTTCGCTTTCCTTCCGCCTGTCGGTCAATGCAGAACAGAGCAATCCCAATCGATCGGGCTTTAGCGTCACCTTGCTGAACAACAGTGCCCAGGGAATTGAGCTGGGCTTTAAGTCGAATCGGATTTTTGCTCAGTCCGATACATTTACTGAGGCAGAAACCGTAACGCCCAGCTTTAGCCTGAGTAGTCCGATCGATTACAAGCTCGCAGTGCAGGGCAATGGCTACCAGCTGTTCGCCAACAACACGCAGATTCTCAACGGTCAGCTGCGAAGCTATCAGTTTGATCCAGCCACCAGCGATCCACCTCTGCCGTTCAACGCCTACAGGCTACCAAACTTCCTGTTTTTGGGCGACAACACCGATCAGGGCAGCACCAGTGTCACCCTTGGCAATATTTCGATCGCAGCCTGATCTAAGTAGGTGGTTGTAATTATTTATGAGATAGAGGGGGTCTGGGGCTTCGCCCCAGGGTGGGGGCTGTGCCCCCACCACCCCCAAATCCATCCGTTGTTTAATTGCGCCCAGCTACTTAGTTCATTCTGAGTTAACTTCTATTTGCTTCAAATATTTGCTTCAAACGTCTCATATCGCTTTTTCTACTCTGGTAAGGAACCAGGGGTAGGGACTTCGCCTCCATGCAGGAGTACATCCCCTGTACCCCACTTTCTGCACTGCATTAGCTGAAAAAGGCTATAGATCGATCGCAGAGCTTCCTTTTC from Leptolyngbya ohadii IS1 encodes the following:
- the xylB gene encoding xylulokinase translates to MNDIALGLDLGTSGVRVVAVDLWGKVIAQATHSYPLLSPHPGWTEQDPAAWVAASLNALRDVAQQIEADRMIGLGLSGQMHGMVALDAEGRVIRPAILWNDQRTGEAVAHIESIVPRSTLIQRTGNPAVTGFQLPKIIWLRSEEPEAFARTQQVLLPKDHLGFVLTGDRFTEPSDASGTGCLHLQTRQWDGEILEALNLSVSLLPPVIGSTAIGGRLKPELAEKTGLPAGLPVIAGGGDNAAAAIGLGISSDHLQRGSISLGTSGVIFAPLHQPTPDPEGRIHLFCHADGGYHLLGVTLAAAGSLRWYRDTFAPQADYAELMTLAASSPAGARGVLFIPHLAGERSPYLDPGARGAWINLALAHGQPDLIRALLEGVALSLKAVQQVMAPLASIETLVATGGGTQSELWLQILANALQTKLVIPAAEEGAAYGAALLAIVGAGAVSLEDVLRQVKGNETAVEPDAEFAYEKQFQQFQALYELLKTVR
- the ric gene encoding iron-sulfur cluster repair di-iron protein, producing MTTFQLDDTVGTIVRNYPNLSRLFEQVKLDYCCGGQKTLDEACRQRGINPEAFLSQLEDYAAAETTPEINLAEISLTELADHIEQVHHTYLHEELPRLEKLVTKVAAAHGQKEPRLNQIKEVFLALSAELTTHLMKEEQVLFPLIRQLESSDTLPRFHCGSLVNPINRMEFEHDDAGTALAQLRKLTEDFTPPEWACNTYRALLDALATFEQDMHQHIHKENNILFPRSIELEWKKAG
- a CDS encoding choice-of-anchor Y domain-containing protein: MSDRAGNTLLSARRFNPPDGTSIRFRDAVDQRDRDDLYRFRLGQRSSFDVQLSGVQKGARVLVEVLGLKGDRNPVLRRIGRVEFSRLKSPSIRNRLSLLTKGVAAGRAKLSLDTSLEPGEYYLRVAAVRSKSQYQLQITAKTDSTAPNFLPPVPEGNPSTGIPPAGQPPTGGTGDLGSGSPDGGSGNSGSGNSGSGSPGVGSGGTTNPPSNLTTTVLYSGVGLPQNQPWLTYGQLPLFGNSASQTIAPAGVTLSTQSGPPNATRGYAGYSNYTFNLATFAPQLVNNSFPALDSNRGFSLSFRLSVNAEQSNPNRSGFSVTLLNNSAQGIELGFKSNRIFAQSDTFTEAETVTPSFSLSSPIDYKLAVQGNGYQLFANNTQILNGQLRSYQFDPATSDPPLPFNAYRLPNFLFLGDNTDQGSTSVTLGNISIAA